In a genomic window of Methanomicrobiales archaeon:
- a CDS encoding serine hydrolase domain-containing protein, with translation MEISRTQKIEHVFDRFRNSNPVHEGVLFVESTDGDFSYSRGCGGRDLDSPLLMASVTKLFTTACILALREQGRLSLDDTVANYFDPAVLRGLHVYRGQEYSFDLTVSDLLHQVSGLPDAYEEGDGSLKSRLVREDFSITFEELVAETKRRRPHFAPRTRRRAHYADINFDMLGEIVETVTALPLAEVFRQFVCEPLGLKSTYLPACENDSVPDICCNDTAIRRPKFVRSSRASGGCITTARDLMAFVKGFFGGRLFDGAVFDTLSASNRLQASRGPIHYGSGYMRIPLEGLATLFLGRGELIGHSGSTGSFAFYYPLKELFFVGDLNQMGNAALPVRLSLRLAMLARSW, from the coding sequence ATGGAAATCAGCAGAACGCAGAAGATTGAACACGTATTCGATCGTTTCAGGAATTCAAATCCGGTTCACGAAGGGGTCCTGTTCGTCGAGAGCACGGACGGCGACTTCTCGTACAGCAGAGGATGCGGGGGCAGGGACCTGGATTCCCCCCTGCTCATGGCGAGCGTCACCAAACTCTTCACGACGGCCTGCATCCTGGCCTTGCGGGAGCAGGGGCGGCTATCCCTCGACGACACGGTCGCGAACTATTTCGATCCCGCCGTGCTGCGCGGGCTCCACGTCTATCGGGGCCAGGAGTACTCGTTCGACCTGACCGTGTCCGACCTGCTGCATCAGGTGAGCGGGCTGCCGGACGCGTACGAAGAAGGGGATGGCAGCCTGAAGAGCCGGCTCGTTCGCGAGGACTTTTCGATCACCTTCGAGGAGCTCGTGGCGGAGACGAAGAGACGGAGACCGCATTTTGCACCGCGAACCCGGCGGCGGGCCCACTATGCCGATATCAACTTCGACATGCTCGGCGAGATCGTCGAGACCGTGACCGCCCTGCCGCTGGCGGAGGTCTTCCGCCAGTTCGTATGCGAACCCCTGGGGCTGAAGAGCACGTACCTCCCCGCATGCGAGAACGACTCTGTTCCGGATATCTGCTGCAACGATACCGCGATCCGCCGCCCGAAGTTTGTCAGGAGCAGCCGGGCGAGCGGGGGATGCATCACCACCGCCCGCGACCTGATGGCGTTCGTCAAGGGCTTCTTCGGCGGCAGGCTCTTCGATGGGGCCGTATTCGATACGCTGTCCGCATCGAACCGGCTGCAGGCCTCGAGGGGGCCGATCCACTACGGCAGCGGGTACATGCGAATTCCCCTTGAGGGGCTGGCGACTCTCTTCCTGGGACGGGGCGAGCTGATCGGCCACTCGGGCTCGACGGGTTCGTTCGCGTTCTACTATCCCCTGAAAGAACTGTTCTTTGTGGGGGACCTGAACCAGATGGGCAACGCCGCCCTCCCTGTTCGGCTGTCCCTGCGGCTCGCGATGCTGGCGAGAAGCTGGTGA
- a CDS encoding DUF3467 domain-containing protein, protein MQPSTREIAVNVPQDLDPVYSNRIQIAYKEDEVTFIFLHEIPGLNQARAKAIVSISPRHAKNLLEVLGNSLRDYEKKFGTIEPAGDARQPVESVTMRGYS, encoded by the coding sequence ATGCAGCCGTCCACCCGAGAGATCGCCGTCAACGTCCCGCAGGACCTCGATCCCGTCTACAGCAACCGCATCCAGATCGCCTACAAGGAGGACGAGGTCACCTTCATCTTCCTGCACGAGATCCCGGGTCTCAACCAGGCCCGCGCCAAGGCGATCGTCAGCATCAGCCCCCGCCACGCGAAGAACCTCCTCGAGGTGCTGGGGAACAGTCTCCGCGACTACGAGAAGAAGTTCGGCACGATCGAGCCGGCGGGCGATGCCAGGCAGCCTGTCGAGAGCGTCACCATGCGGGGGTATTCGTAA
- a CDS encoding Dna2/Cas4 domain-containing protein produces the protein MDLISISSVVTAGSCPLRLYLERRTPRAESPRYTVCKQISYHLGSRLDAGAIWKEVRMVAPLIEPAMQVFLEGCVQRCRERDWPVPVQTDLAVTSESLGIRGVVDKIFAEEPYFALTRSSEAPAAGVYASDRLRVAAYAACLRETLGLAVEGGYVEYIPSGVLRLCIPQPRDRRRLVRAIQAARRVESGEIPVRPLNAPCETCPHADPCAGGARRLSDLL, from the coding sequence GTGGATCTCATCAGCATCTCCAGCGTGGTGACGGCGGGCTCCTGCCCCCTGCGGCTCTACCTGGAGCGCAGAACACCGCGGGCGGAGTCCCCGCGGTACACCGTCTGCAAACAGATCTCCTACCACCTGGGAAGCAGGCTGGACGCCGGGGCGATCTGGAAGGAGGTGCGGATGGTGGCCCCGCTCATCGAACCCGCGATGCAGGTCTTCCTGGAGGGCTGCGTCCAGCGGTGCCGCGAGCGGGACTGGCCGGTCCCCGTGCAGACCGATCTCGCCGTCACCTCCGAATCGCTCGGGATCCGCGGGGTCGTGGACAAGATCTTTGCGGAAGAGCCCTACTTTGCCCTCACGCGGTCGAGCGAGGCCCCCGCCGCCGGCGTCTACGCGAGCGACCGCCTGCGGGTCGCCGCCTACGCCGCCTGCCTCCGCGAGACCCTGGGCCTTGCGGTGGAGGGGGGATACGTCGAGTACATCCCGAGCGGCGTGCTCCGCCTCTGCATCCCCCAGCCCCGGGACCGCCGGAGGCTGGTGCGGGCCATCCAGGCGGCACGCCGCGTGGAGAGCGGCGAGATCCCGGTACGCCCCCTGAACGCACCCTGCGAAACCTGCCCGCACGCCGATCCCTGCGCGGGCGGCGCCCGCCGTCTCTCGGACCTGCTCTGA
- the msrA gene encoding peptide-methionine (S)-S-oxide reductase MsrA: MAHEGNTEKATFAAGCFWGVEMAFCRVPGVVETTVGYTGGTVESPTYRDVCTGLTGHAEAVQVIYDPRQVRYDDLLEVFWSIHDPTTPDRQGADVGSQYRSAIFYHTEEQKRRAEASRDRLQQSGRFRRPIVTQIAPAREFWAAEEYHQKYLEKRGMRSCHL; encoded by the coding sequence ATGGCGCACGAGGGCAACACCGAGAAGGCCACATTCGCCGCCGGCTGCTTCTGGGGCGTCGAGATGGCGTTCTGCCGCGTCCCGGGAGTGGTGGAGACTACCGTCGGCTACACGGGCGGGACCGTGGAGAGCCCGACCTACCGCGACGTCTGCACCGGGCTCACGGGCCACGCGGAGGCGGTCCAGGTGATCTACGATCCGCGGCAGGTCAGATACGACGACCTCCTGGAGGTCTTCTGGAGCATCCACGACCCGACCACGCCCGACCGCCAGGGTGCGGACGTCGGGTCGCAGTACCGTTCGGCGATCTTCTACCATACCGAGGAGCAGAAGAGGAGGGCGGAGGCCTCCCGGGACCGCCTCCAGCAGTCCGGGCGGTTCCGGCGCCCGATCGTCACCCAGATCGCGCCGGCGAGGGAGTTCTGGGCGGCCGAGGAGTACCACCAGAAGTACCTGGAGAAGCGCGGGATGAGGAGCTGCCATCTCTGA
- a CDS encoding nucleotidyltransferase domain-containing protein → MTEPIRLRDFIQDRDGWLYSVSTYDNDEKVGCILRYAPDPAGERVALDGTRYHKFDFEEGFEWIRRHKPWYSNVILRVPRRDVRRVYRPEREIDAIANRNWRVRRLREILDLPPGTLGCTGSLLLGLETETSDIDLVVYGPSFFRAQERLKEAIAGGEVDALSEGMWRTVYAKRQPEIPFPVFVAHERRKWNRGVLGGAYFDLLYTRSYDELSRVPTGRGEVLGRRTITATVADASLAFDNPAVYRVEHPEISRVLSFTHTYSGQAQDGEVIEACGVCERHGDELWLVIGTTRTARGEYIVSKTLLEGAGAIG, encoded by the coding sequence ATGACGGAGCCCATCCGCCTGCGGGACTTCATCCAGGACCGGGACGGCTGGCTCTACTCGGTCTCCACCTACGACAACGACGAGAAGGTGGGCTGCATCCTCCGCTACGCCCCCGATCCCGCGGGGGAGCGGGTCGCCCTCGACGGGACGCGCTACCACAAGTTCGACTTCGAGGAGGGGTTCGAATGGATCCGGCGGCACAAACCCTGGTACAGCAACGTGATCCTGCGGGTGCCGCGCCGGGACGTGCGGCGGGTGTACCGTCCCGAGCGGGAGATCGACGCGATCGCGAACCGCAACTGGCGGGTGAGGCGGCTGCGGGAGATCCTGGATCTCCCGCCCGGCACGCTCGGATGCACCGGCTCCCTCCTCCTGGGTCTCGAGACCGAGACGTCCGACATCGATCTGGTGGTCTACGGCCCGTCCTTCTTCCGGGCGCAGGAACGGCTGAAAGAGGCGATCGCGGGCGGGGAAGTGGATGCGCTCTCGGAGGGGATGTGGCGCACCGTCTACGCGAAGCGGCAGCCCGAGATACCGTTTCCGGTCTTCGTCGCCCACGAGCGGCGGAAGTGGAACCGGGGGGTGCTCGGCGGCGCCTACTTCGACCTGCTCTACACCCGCTCGTACGACGAACTCTCCCGCGTCCCGACGGGGAGGGGCGAGGTCCTGGGGAGGCGGACGATCACCGCCACGGTCGCCGACGCCTCGCTCGCCTTCGACAATCCCGCCGTGTACCGCGTGGAGCACCCGGAGATCTCCCGCGTCCTCTCCTTCACCCACACCTACAGCGGCCAGGCGCAGGACGGCGAGGTGATCGAGGCCTGCGGCGTCTGCGAGCGGCACGGGGACGAGCTCTGGCTGGTGATCGGCACGACCCGCACCGCCCGGGGGGAGTACATCGTCTCGAAGACGCTGCTCGAGGGCGCGGGGGCGATCGGCTGA
- a CDS encoding L-threonylcarbamoyladenylate synthase has protein sequence MDIIREAVRVLQRDGLVVYPTDTIYGLGGDALSDDAVLKVFEAKQRPHSQPISVAVSDVDMLCAIAVVPDEAMEFIERFLPGPVTVVLKAKSLLPPMLTGGGERIGVRIPAHEIALSLISALDGPITATSANLHGEKDPATPAEVRVPHDLLIDGGRLPGTPSTVVDLVQWKVLRPGERVREVIACLAARGAR, from the coding sequence ATGGACATCATCCGCGAGGCGGTGCGGGTGCTGCAGCGGGACGGGCTCGTCGTCTACCCCACCGACACCATCTACGGCCTCGGGGGGGACGCGCTCTCCGATGACGCGGTGCTGAAGGTCTTCGAGGCCAAGCAGCGGCCGCACTCCCAGCCCATCTCGGTGGCGGTCTCGGACGTGGACATGCTCTGCGCGATCGCGGTGGTGCCGGACGAGGCGATGGAGTTCATCGAGCGGTTCCTCCCGGGGCCGGTCACGGTGGTGCTGAAGGCGAAGTCCCTGCTGCCGCCCATGCTGACCGGCGGCGGGGAGCGGATCGGGGTCCGCATCCCGGCCCACGAGATCGCTCTCTCCCTGATATCCGCCCTGGACGGCCCCATCACCGCCACCAGCGCGAACCTGCACGGGGAGAAGGACCCGGCCACCCCGGCCGAGGTGCGCGTGCCCCACGATCTCCTCATCGACGGGGGCAGGCTGCCGGGGACGCCGTCGACGGTGGTGGATCTGGTGCAGTGGAAGGTGCTCCGCCCGGGGGAGCGCGTGCGCGAGGTGATCGCCTGCCTGGCTGCACGGGGAGCGAGATGA
- a CDS encoding DUF5612 domain-containing protein: MGTEGIYAISLTTKNHPGVLRDIAAVVAAHGANIQMVQQSILGSGPCRGMATLYFELEDGDRDGLIEELRSLSCVTDIITYAPFSRIFGSRVIIIGGGAQVAQVALGAVNEADRHNIRGERISVDTIPLVGERDLAQAVDAVARLPRASILVLAGSLMGGEIAEAVERVREAGIPVIALKMAGSVPRHADLVVTDPIQAGVFAVMHVSQKAVFDIDRVRGLEF, from the coding sequence ATGGGCACAGAGGGCATCTACGCGATCAGCCTCACCACCAAGAACCACCCCGGCGTGTTGCGGGACATCGCGGCGGTGGTGGCAGCCCACGGCGCCAACATCCAGATGGTGCAGCAGTCCATCCTGGGATCGGGGCCCTGCAGGGGGATGGCCACGCTCTACTTCGAGCTGGAGGACGGCGACCGCGACGGGCTCATCGAGGAGCTCCGCTCGCTCTCCTGCGTGACGGACATCATCACCTACGCACCGTTCTCGCGGATCTTCGGCTCCCGCGTGATCATCATCGGCGGCGGCGCCCAGGTGGCGCAGGTGGCGCTGGGCGCGGTCAACGAGGCGGACCGCCACAACATCCGCGGCGAGCGCATCTCCGTCGATACCATCCCGCTCGTCGGCGAGCGGGACCTGGCGCAGGCGGTCGACGCGGTGGCCCGCCTCCCCCGGGCATCCATCCTGGTCCTCGCCGGGTCCCTCATGGGGGGCGAGATCGCGGAAGCGGTGGAGCGGGTCCGCGAGGCGGGCATCCCGGTGATCGCCCTGAAGATGGCCGGCAGCGTCCCCCGCCACGCGGATCTGGTGGTCACCGACCCCATCCAGGCCGGGGTGTTCGCCGTCATGCACGTGAGTCAGAAGGCCGTCTTCGACATCGACCGCGTCCGCGGTCTGGAGTTCTGA